A region from the Aegilops tauschii subsp. strangulata cultivar AL8/78 chromosome 5, Aet v6.0, whole genome shotgun sequence genome encodes:
- the LOC120964461 gene encoding uncharacterized protein — protein MLRHHPVPLEGAQELRLDVLYLHNNTLEQGRTLQSPSSTSPRTSSPYAVVCRYSDPETAAGTPVIAYIDDEPFLPEQPDAGAQELDATVDNDSYYTGGAYYYVQAADDDQE, from the exons ATGCTCCGGCACCACCCCGTCCCGCTCGAAGGCGCCCAGGAGCTGCGCCTCGACGTCCTCTACCTCCACAACAACACTCTCGAGCAAGGACGTACTTTACAGTCGCCATCGAGCACATCTCCGCGTACATCGTCGCCGTACGCCGTCGTTTGCCGCTACTCCG accccgagaccgctgccggtacccctgtgatcgcCTACATCGACGATGAACCCTTCTtaccagagcaaccag atgctggagcccaggagctagacgccaccgtcgacaacgactcctactacaccggaggtgcctactactacgtgcaggccgctgacgacgaccaggagtag